The following proteins come from a genomic window of Anabaena sphaerica FACHB-251:
- a CDS encoding M16 family metallopeptidase — MTSTLLKFPRLHAPKVHHLPNGLTIIAEQMPVEAVNLNVWVKIGSAVESDAINGMAHFLEHIVFKGTERLASGEFERRIEERGAVTNAATSQDYTHYYITTAPKDFAELAPLQIDVVCNPTVPDDAFERERLVVLEEIRRSEDNPRRRIYRRTMETAFDVLPYRRPVLGPEAVISQVTPQQMRDFHHTWYQPSSITAVAVGNLPVEQLVEIIAEGFSKNSEQSTVNNQQLTISQEPAFTEIVRREFIDESLQQARLIMLWRVPGLVDLNDTYALDVLAGILGHGRTSRLVHDLREERGLVSSISVSNMNHRLQGIFSISAKCEVENLAAVEEAIAQHLRTIQTELVKESEIARVQRRVANRFIFGNETPSDRSGLYGYYQSLIGDLEPAFNYPQYIQAQDANNLMQAAQQYLSPEAYAVVVIKPA; from the coding sequence ATGACATCAACTTTGTTGAAATTTCCTCGCCTTCATGCCCCCAAGGTGCATCATCTACCAAATGGTTTAACCATCATCGCCGAACAAATGCCGGTGGAAGCAGTTAACCTGAATGTATGGGTAAAAATAGGTTCTGCTGTCGAGTCAGATGCTATTAATGGCATGGCTCACTTTTTAGAACATATTGTTTTTAAAGGAACAGAGCGACTAGCTAGTGGTGAGTTTGAACGTCGGATTGAAGAGCGCGGCGCTGTCACTAATGCTGCAACCAGCCAAGATTATACACATTATTATATCACGACTGCACCCAAAGACTTTGCAGAATTAGCACCACTGCAAATAGATGTTGTCTGTAATCCTACTGTTCCTGATGATGCTTTTGAGAGAGAAAGATTAGTCGTTTTAGAAGAAATTCGACGTTCAGAAGATAACCCCAGAAGGCGCATTTATCGGCGCACAATGGAAACCGCTTTTGATGTTTTACCCTATCGTCGTCCGGTACTCGGTCCCGAAGCAGTAATTTCCCAAGTTACACCCCAACAAATGCGCGATTTCCATCATACTTGGTATCAACCATCTTCAATCACTGCGGTAGCGGTAGGTAATTTACCTGTAGAACAATTAGTAGAAATTATCGCTGAGGGATTTAGTAAAAACAGTGAACAATCAACAGTTAACAATCAACAATTAACAATTAGTCAAGAACCGGCATTTACAGAAATTGTCCGCCGCGAATTTATTGATGAAAGTCTACAACAAGCCAGGTTAATTATGCTGTGGCGAGTACCTGGATTAGTAGATTTAAATGATACTTATGCTTTGGATGTGTTAGCGGGAATTTTGGGACATGGACGCACATCTAGATTAGTCCATGATTTAAGGGAAGAAAGAGGACTTGTTTCCTCAATTTCTGTTAGTAATATGAATCATAGACTCCAAGGAATATTTTCTATTTCTGCTAAATGCGAAGTGGAAAATTTAGCAGCCGTAGAAGAGGCGATCGCTCAACATTTGCGAACAATACAAACAGAATTAGTCAAAGAATCAGAAATTGCTCGTGTGCAAAGACGGGTAGCTAATCGGTTTATATTTGGGAATGAAACACCAAGCGATCGCTCCGGATTGTATGGTTATTATCAATCTTTAATAGGTGAC
- a CDS encoding tetratricopeptide repeat protein → MTQTAITDINTLISERHKIIVIQAAGGVGKTTLAKQYLYKNFDLVLPLEMAKDTENITAVESEIETWLKQYFQEEPGRDFKTTLNRLKQQLQTRKVGVLIDNLEPALDKQGRFIEKHNLYVELLRVLGDENVQSLTLITSRERLCDDRIDRSIYHYPLAVLDVTAWSEFFTTRKIKIDTPSLEAMHKIYGGNAKAMDILLGVIRTDYDGDMSAYWQENCTLVETELKNLVESQFNRLQTLDIDAYKLLCRLGCFRYQDVPRVSIDALLALLWDISEDKRRDVIKSLRNEFEKGEYWLHPVVREQAIERLKASGEWEEVNRKAAEFWTESVNTVRTIEDAKKAFEAYYHYLDINDFEKCVAVIIQRRDEPWKKDVHKRLTLPPSLAGSFSRFGLLERMIFSIRKIVCYIPQGYLLIQLNNTLGDLYWRIGYIHEAIKSYQDSQAIAIKFNVENLDYLEIDSLYNIGRCKVELGEIAEAIELLEKAHASSEYSKWHVRSVSILFNLAFLYSCLGFQEKATYLAEKIYHEIPSTPLGIKSTGYRSLFLGLTYINLSNFNQALEILISALSYAEKINFIQMKGKTLVGLAQIHREQDNFEKSLDQHSESIEILDKIGAKCDLAEAYYQLGLTYQKMGETEKSNTNFNEAIQLYQEMEAPKQVEKAKKAKRGNIDSQNVRV, encoded by the coding sequence GTGACACAGACAGCAATTACCGATATCAACACCCTCATCAGTGAACGCCACAAAATCATCGTCATTCAAGCAGCAGGAGGAGTAGGAAAGACAACTTTAGCAAAGCAATATTTATATAAAAACTTTGATTTAGTCTTACCACTAGAAATGGCGAAAGATACAGAAAATATTACAGCTGTTGAAAGTGAAATTGAAACATGGCTAAAACAATACTTTCAAGAAGAACCAGGAAGGGATTTTAAAACTACTCTAAACAGGCTAAAACAACAACTGCAAACCCGCAAAGTAGGAGTATTAATTGATAACTTAGAACCTGCACTAGATAAACAAGGTAGGTTCATTGAAAAACATAATCTTTATGTAGAACTATTACGAGTTTTAGGTGATGAAAATGTGCAGTCTCTCACCCTAATTACCAGTAGAGAAAGGTTATGTGATGATCGTATTGATCGTAGTATCTATCATTATCCTTTAGCTGTGTTAGATGTAACCGCATGGTCAGAATTTTTTACAACTCGTAAAATTAAGATTGATACCCCATCTTTAGAAGCAATGCACAAAATTTATGGGGGTAATGCTAAAGCAATGGATATTCTCTTGGGGGTAATAAGAACAGATTATGATGGGGATATGTCCGCTTATTGGCAAGAAAATTGTACTTTGGTAGAAACGGAATTAAAAAATTTAGTTGAAAGTCAGTTTAACCGTTTGCAAACTTTAGATATTGATGCTTATAAATTACTTTGTCGGTTAGGATGTTTTCGTTATCAAGATGTACCCAGAGTTTCTATTGATGCACTATTAGCTTTATTGTGGGATATTTCTGAAGATAAGCGGAGAGATGTAATTAAATCTTTGCGAAATGAATTCGAGAAGGGAGAATACTGGTTACATCCAGTCGTTAGAGAACAGGCGATAGAGAGGTTGAAAGCAAGTGGAGAATGGGAGGAGGTAAATCGTAAAGCGGCTGAATTTTGGACTGAGAGTGTGAATACAGTTAGAACGATAGAGGATGCGAAAAAAGCATTTGAGGCGTATTATCACTATTTAGATATAAATGATTTTGAGAAGTGTGTTGCAGTGATTATTCAAAGGAGAGATGAGCCTTGGAAGAAAGACGTTCATAAGCGTCTAACTTTACCTCCCAGTCTTGCAGGTTCTTTCTCCAGGTTCGGATTGTTAGAAAGAATGATTTTTTCTATAAGGAAAATTGTTTGCTATATCCCACAGGGATATTTATTAATTCAGCTTAATAACACCCTTGGCGACCTTTATTGGCGGATAGGATATATTCACGAAGCTATTAAATCTTATCAAGATTCTCAAGCTATAGCTATTAAATTTAACGTAGAAAATTTAGATTACTTAGAGATAGATTCTTTATATAATATTGGTCGTTGTAAAGTGGAATTAGGGGAAATAGCTGAAGCCATAGAATTACTGGAAAAGGCTCATGCAAGCTCTGAATATTCAAAATGGCACGTACGTTCTGTATCTATTTTGTTTAATTTAGCATTTTTATATTCATGTTTAGGATTTCAGGAAAAAGCAACTTACTTAGCAGAAAAAATTTATCATGAAATACCTAGTACCCCTTTAGGAATTAAGTCTACTGGTTATAGATCACTTTTTTTAGGTTTAACATATATAAATTTAAGTAATTTTAATCAAGCACTTGAAATACTAATATCTGCTTTATCCTATGCTGAAAAAATTAACTTTATTCAGATGAAAGGGAAAACTTTAGTGGGTTTAGCACAAATACACCGAGAACAAGACAATTTTGAAAAATCTCTTGACCAGCATTCAGAATCAATCGAAATCTTAGATAAAATCGGTGCTAAATGTGATTTAGCAGAAGCATACTACCAACTAGGCTTAACATATCAAAAAATGGGTGAAACCGAAAAAAGCAACACCAACTTTAACGAAGCTATCCAACTGTATCAAGAAATGGAAGCACCCAAGCAAGTTGAGAAAGCGAAAAAAGCCAAAAGAGGAAATATTGATTCACAAAATGTAAGAGTTTAG
- a CDS encoding 2OG-Fe(II) oxygenase — translation MNYIQQEKLDLESLKKLIRGEILAIWVPNYFPINKAKNCADTILQDEYEFYAYAPGEVGRYGLSFSETQSSEKIASQYFTSAKPSIDRIRQYFTPSLSPIDILRLELDEIWPSGANIERYNKQLMFVGLCRVIEPETYVLPHQDMVTWNVSNESSLRSIKTQLAANIYLQVPENGGDLELWSFGLDYGSYQEKSDGLYGINHCHLPEPSTSLKAFTGDLILFNSQNLHSIRPGNTHRLTASCFIGYRNDNLPLTYWS, via the coding sequence ATGAATTACATCCAGCAAGAAAAATTAGATTTAGAGTCTCTCAAAAAACTCATAAGAGGAGAAATATTAGCTATATGGGTTCCTAATTATTTTCCCATAAATAAAGCAAAAAACTGTGCAGATACAATTTTACAAGATGAGTATGAATTTTATGCTTATGCTCCTGGTGAAGTTGGTAGATATGGTTTATCTTTTTCTGAAACTCAGTCATCTGAGAAAATTGCAAGTCAGTATTTTACCTCAGCTAAACCATCAATTGATAGAATTCGGCAATACTTTACTCCATCCTTATCACCTATAGATATTCTGCGGTTAGAATTAGACGAGATATGGCCATCTGGAGCAAATATTGAACGTTATAATAAACAATTAATGTTTGTGGGTTTATGTCGGGTTATAGAACCAGAAACATACGTACTTCCACATCAAGATATGGTTACATGGAATGTTTCAAATGAGTCTAGTTTACGGTCAATAAAAACCCAATTGGCAGCAAATATTTATCTTCAAGTTCCTGAAAATGGAGGTGATTTGGAACTTTGGTCATTTGGTTTAGATTATGGATCTTATCAAGAAAAATCAGATGGTCTTTATGGTATTAATCATTGTCATTTACCAGAACCATCAACTAGTCTTAAGGCATTTACTGGTGATTTAATTCTGTTTAACTCCCAAAATCTTCATTCAATTCGTCCAGGAAATACACATAGGTTAACAGCTTCATGTTTTATTGGTTATCGAAACGATAATTTACCGCTTACCTACTGGAGTTAG
- the hisD gene encoding histidinol dehydrogenase, with product MLRIITQQADVISELQRICERTHDEQVLHKEATVREVLQAVKRQGDKAVLHYTAEFDHQTLQPEELRVTGSELDAAYQQVSKDLLAAIQLACRQIEAFHRQRVPKSWVHFGDDEVVLGKRYTPVDRAGLYVPGGRASYPSTVLMNAIPAKVAGVPRIVMVTPPGAGKAVNPAVLVAAQEAGVEEIYRIGGAQAIAALAYGTETIPKVNVISGPGNIYVTLAKKLVYGTVGIDSLAGPSEVLIIADETANAAHVAADLLAQAEHDPMAAAILLTTDAGLAKKVQVAVDRQLVDHPRRIDTEKAIAHYGLIVVVESLEAAAELSNEFAPEHLELEVQDPWALISQIRHAGAIFLGNSTPEAVGDYLAGPNHTLPTSGAARYASALGVETFLKHSSIIQYSSTALGKVAGAIDTLAKAEGLPSHGDSVRRRIADKE from the coding sequence ATGCTGCGAATTATTACTCAGCAGGCAGACGTTATATCCGAACTACAACGTATCTGCGAACGCACTCATGACGAACAGGTGCTTCACAAAGAAGCAACGGTGCGGGAAGTGTTGCAAGCAGTCAAGCGCCAAGGCGACAAAGCTGTACTGCACTACACAGCCGAATTTGACCACCAAACCTTGCAACCAGAAGAACTAAGGGTTACAGGTTCAGAACTGGATGCAGCTTACCAACAGGTATCAAAGGATTTGTTGGCAGCTATTCAGCTGGCTTGTCGCCAAATTGAAGCGTTTCACCGTCAGCGAGTACCAAAAAGCTGGGTACACTTTGGCGATGATGAAGTGGTACTGGGTAAACGCTATACTCCTGTAGATCGGGCAGGTTTATACGTCCCTGGAGGTCGGGCTTCCTACCCCAGTACGGTGCTAATGAATGCTATACCAGCTAAAGTGGCAGGTGTACCACGTATAGTGATGGTAACACCGCCAGGGGCAGGTAAAGCAGTTAATCCAGCAGTCTTGGTGGCTGCCCAGGAAGCTGGGGTAGAAGAAATTTATCGGATTGGGGGCGCTCAAGCGATCGCTGCGTTAGCCTACGGTACAGAAACAATTCCCAAAGTGAATGTGATTAGTGGACCTGGTAACATTTATGTCACCTTGGCCAAAAAACTAGTCTACGGCACAGTGGGTATTGATTCCTTAGCAGGACCAAGTGAAGTTCTGATTATTGCTGACGAAACAGCCAATGCTGCCCACGTGGCTGCGGATTTGTTGGCACAGGCTGAACATGATCCAATGGCGGCGGCGATTTTGTTGACAACAGATGCGGGTTTAGCGAAAAAAGTCCAGGTAGCTGTAGATAGACAACTGGTAGATCATCCCAGACGAATAGACACAGAAAAAGCGATCGCGCATTACGGCTTAATTGTCGTTGTCGAATCTCTAGAAGCAGCAGCAGAACTCTCAAATGAATTTGCTCCTGAACACCTAGAATTAGAAGTTCAAGATCCTTGGGCTTTAATTTCCCAGATTCGTCATGCTGGTGCTATTTTCCTGGGTAATTCAACACCAGAAGCTGTAGGAGACTATTTAGCAGGACCTAACCACACCTTACCTACCTCTGGTGCTGCCCGTTATGCTTCTGCTTTGGGTGTAGAAACGTTCCTCAAACACTCTAGTATTATCCAATACTCATCAACAGCACTTGGGAAAGTGGCTGGTGCAATTGACACTCTTGCTAAAGCTGAAGGTTTGCCTTCCCATGGTGATTCAGTACGAAGGCGAATTGCGGACAAAGAGTAA
- a CDS encoding hydrocarbon-binding protein, whose protein sequence is MPELRTELGDFSSIICFKAVITGMEDALGEKATAIALTTAGRARGKKLAKDLGLVGTSISLDETAAKLKQALGKEGTRLCIVHKIVAEDETIKVYTTETVCSAGEPLNSPRKCTFTMGAVWGAIEQLMGKRLKGVHTESVLRGGTHDVFEFTPLG, encoded by the coding sequence ATGCCAGAATTACGAACAGAACTAGGCGATTTTTCTAGTATTATTTGCTTTAAAGCAGTTATTACAGGCATGGAAGACGCTCTAGGAGAAAAAGCTACAGCCATTGCACTAACCACAGCCGGTCGTGCTAGGGGTAAAAAGTTAGCTAAAGATTTAGGTTTAGTGGGAACTTCAATTTCTTTAGATGAAACAGCAGCTAAATTAAAGCAGGCTTTAGGCAAGGAAGGTACACGTTTGTGTATAGTTCATAAAATTGTCGCTGAAGATGAAACCATTAAAGTTTATACTACTGAAACCGTGTGTTCTGCTGGTGAACCACTAAATTCACCCCGCAAATGCACTTTTACTATGGGCGCAGTTTGGGGTGCTATTGAGCAACTAATGGGTAAGCGTTTAAAAGGAGTACATACTGAATCCGTACTTAGAGGTGGTACTCATGATGTGTTTGAATTCACTCCTTTAGGATAA
- a CDS encoding universal stress protein, whose protein sequence is MLKTILVALDGSEIAERVIQTLGDLVLSSNTKVILCHVFPTPESEIELPADRPHPDSPKSFYFHIEKQLQSYQEQLSVKSELELVTGDPADEIIRLANIYKTDLVVIGSRGLTGMKRIVEGSVSTQVMEEANCSVLVVKPGK, encoded by the coding sequence GTGTTAAAAACTATTTTAGTAGCTCTGGATGGCTCGGAAATTGCTGAACGAGTAATTCAAACTTTAGGTGATTTGGTGCTGTCGTCAAACACTAAAGTTATTCTTTGTCATGTATTTCCTACCCCAGAGTCAGAAATAGAATTACCCGCTGATCGTCCTCATCCAGACTCACCAAAGTCGTTTTATTTCCATATTGAAAAGCAGCTGCAATCATATCAGGAACAATTGTCAGTCAAAAGCGAGTTAGAATTAGTAACTGGTGATCCTGCTGACGAAATTATTAGACTAGCCAATATTTATAAAACTGATTTAGTGGTGATTGGTAGTCGTGGGTTAACCGGGATGAAGAGAATTGTTGAGGGTTCTGTTAGCACTCAAGTCATGGAAGAGGCTAATTGTTCGGTGTTGGTGGTAAAGCCTGGGAAGTAA
- a CDS encoding chromosome segregation ATPase, with the protein MTDRDISDSWSPARARKPDQNTRLSRTPEVGTTQPSGVPATGSNFKSVTQQQDKNTEGLPINNHSEESFDTKKIIGKLPRWMKSWVLWSILLTLIPSGIGFISMSMLLKLPSAPNCPKIFWPLASASVRLHCASLAASKQNVNDLLQAIALVRELPENHPLRGQINTFLEEWSRDILKLADQSFQSGNLEEAIATARQIPEDLEARKIVEEQITKWQSTWSKAEEIYQESIKELGQRHWQSAFMLSSKLLRVNNQYWATTKYDELNRIIVTAREDGDKLYKAEGLAKGRSVDNVLAAIKLAESIKSDSYLYQKAQELIPEFGRNMLKLAEAKMDRRDADTALDIARQIPPIASLQSEIDDFIVLGEAQRSAWIGTVSGLEAAIYQAQQIDASREVYEKAQKLIAVWQLEIEDVSRLEKARTLASQGTINDLTAAISEAQQIPDSNPRAQEARQEMGRWRSQVESIQDRPYLERADQIALLDDINSLQTAIAEASQIRSGRALYPEARKKISTWTAKIQRIQDQPYLDQARIIAESGDLNTAIREAQKIASSGRALASEAQTAVDSWQEQIRARENWRKAREVAITGTPEALAEAIRLADRVSNRNVLRMDVNVAIDQWSQQLLQMARSQSEFDISQSIATARLIPRSSSAYRDAQEQIRTWRQFLIPRISPTQLPESSPTPSPEAEQSPASPISDGL; encoded by the coding sequence ATGACAGATCGGGATATTTCAGATAGTTGGTCTCCAGCCAGAGCTAGAAAGCCGGATCAAAATACAAGATTATCCCGAACTCCAGAAGTCGGGACAACTCAACCATCTGGTGTCCCAGCTACTGGTTCTAACTTTAAATCAGTGACACAGCAACAAGATAAAAATACAGAAGGATTACCTATAAATAACCATTCAGAGGAATCTTTTGATACTAAAAAGATAATAGGGAAATTGCCCCGCTGGATGAAAAGCTGGGTGCTGTGGTCAATTTTATTAACGTTGATTCCTAGCGGCATCGGATTTATATCAATGTCAATGCTGCTCAAGCTGCCATCAGCGCCAAATTGCCCCAAAATCTTTTGGCCTTTAGCTAGTGCCTCGGTACGTTTACACTGCGCTTCCTTGGCAGCTTCTAAGCAGAATGTGAACGATTTATTACAAGCGATCGCACTGGTGAGAGAATTACCAGAAAACCACCCACTCAGGGGACAAATTAATACTTTTTTAGAAGAGTGGTCACGAGATATTCTTAAGTTAGCTGATCAAAGTTTCCAATCTGGGAATTTAGAGGAAGCGATCGCAACTGCTCGGCAAATTCCGGAAGACCTGGAAGCTCGGAAAATAGTAGAAGAGCAAATTACTAAATGGCAGTCTACCTGGTCTAAGGCAGAAGAAATCTACCAAGAATCAATTAAAGAACTGGGACAAAGGCATTGGCAATCAGCGTTTATGCTGTCATCCAAACTGCTGCGTGTTAATAATCAATATTGGGCAACTACTAAGTACGACGAACTAAATCGCATTATTGTTACTGCGCGGGAAGATGGTGATAAACTCTATAAGGCTGAAGGCCTAGCAAAAGGTCGCTCAGTAGATAATGTCCTAGCAGCTATTAAATTAGCTGAATCGATTAAGTCGGATAGTTACCTGTATCAAAAAGCTCAGGAATTAATTCCTGAATTTGGGCGCAATATGCTGAAATTGGCAGAAGCCAAGATGGATAGGCGAGACGCGGATACAGCATTGGACATTGCCAGACAAATTCCGCCAATTGCTTCATTACAATCAGAAATTGATGATTTTATTGTTTTAGGTGAAGCCCAAAGAAGTGCTTGGATAGGTACGGTTTCTGGTTTAGAGGCAGCCATTTATCAAGCTCAACAAATTGATGCTTCCAGGGAAGTGTATGAGAAAGCACAAAAACTGATAGCGGTTTGGCAATTAGAAATTGAAGATGTTTCTCGTTTGGAAAAAGCGCGAACTCTAGCTAGTCAAGGCACAATCAATGATTTAACAGCAGCAATATCCGAAGCTCAACAGATTCCTGATAGCAACCCCCGCGCTCAAGAAGCTAGACAGGAGATGGGTCGCTGGCGTTCCCAAGTGGAATCTATTCAAGACAGACCTTATTTGGAACGTGCTGACCAAATAGCTCTGTTAGATGATATTAATTCTTTACAAACTGCGATCGCCGAAGCTAGTCAAATTCGCTCTGGTCGTGCATTATATCCAGAAGCACGGAAAAAAATTAGCACTTGGACTGCTAAAATTCAACGCATCCAAGACCAACCTTATTTAGATCAAGCAAGGATTATTGCTGAAAGTGGTGATTTAAACACTGCTATTAGAGAAGCTCAAAAAATTGCTTCATCAGGAAGGGCGCTTGCTAGTGAAGCACAAACAGCAGTCGATAGTTGGCAAGAACAAATTCGTGCCAGAGAAAACTGGAGAAAAGCCAGAGAAGTGGCTATTACTGGTACACCAGAAGCTTTAGCTGAAGCGATCCGGTTGGCTGATCGGGTGTCAAACCGTAATGTTTTACGCATGGATGTCAACGTAGCTATTGATCAATGGAGTCAGCAATTGTTACAAATGGCACGTTCTCAAAGCGAGTTTGATATTTCTCAAAGCATTGCTACTGCTAGATTAATTCCCCGTAGTAGTTCTGCTTACAGAGATGCTCAAGAGCAAATTAGAACTTGGAGACAATTTTTGATACCCCGTATATCACCTACACAATTACCTGAGTCATCACCTACGCCATCACCTGAAGCGGAACAATCTCCAGCATCACCAATCAGTGATGGGTTGTAA
- the hslO gene encoding Hsp33 family molecular chaperone HslO → MADQLMRATAADGGIRAVGVITTRLVEEARVRHKLSYVATAALGRTMSAGLLMASSMKRVGSRVNVRVKGDGPLGGILVDAGLDGTVRGYVGNPSVELPPNAKGKLDVGGAVGSGYLYVVRDIGYGYPYSSTVALVSGEIGDDVAHYLVNSEQTPSALVLGVFVGAGGVTASGGILIQVLPKAARDEALVATLESRVSALSGFTPLLQAGKTLTEIFGDLLGDMGLTVFPESQMLRFHCGCSFDRVLGALKMLGEAELQDMIIKDDGAEATCDFCGNVYQASSDNLAQLIVDLQREASVSE, encoded by the coding sequence ATGGCGGATCAATTAATGCGGGCTACAGCAGCCGATGGTGGTATTAGAGCGGTTGGTGTGATTACCACACGCTTAGTTGAAGAAGCAAGAGTACGTCATAAATTGTCCTATGTGGCCACAGCAGCACTGGGAAGAACAATGTCAGCAGGTTTGTTGATGGCTTCTAGTATGAAGCGTGTTGGATCTAGAGTCAATGTCCGGGTGAAGGGCGATGGTCCTTTGGGTGGTATATTGGTAGATGCAGGCTTGGATGGCACAGTCAGGGGCTATGTAGGCAACCCATCTGTAGAATTGCCCCCCAATGCCAAAGGTAAGCTAGATGTTGGCGGTGCTGTGGGTAGTGGATATCTCTATGTTGTTCGGGATATTGGCTATGGCTATCCTTACTCTAGTACAGTTGCACTTGTTTCTGGGGAAATTGGTGATGATGTGGCACATTACCTGGTAAATTCGGAACAAACACCTTCGGCTTTGGTTTTAGGCGTGTTTGTGGGAGCAGGTGGAGTGACAGCATCTGGAGGGATACTAATACAAGTTTTGCCTAAAGCGGCTAGAGATGAAGCCTTAGTTGCAACCCTAGAATCAAGAGTATCTGCTTTATCAGGTTTCACGCCTTTGTTGCAAGCTGGAAAGACGCTAACGGAGATTTTTGGTGATTTACTGGGAGATATGGGACTGACAGTTTTCCCAGAAAGTCAAATGTTGCGCTTCCACTGTGGTTGCTCCTTTGATCGGGTGCTGGGAGCATTGAAAATGCTAGGAGAAGCAGAACTTCAAGACATGATTATTAAAGATGATGGTGCTGAAGCAACTTGTGATTTTTGTGGCAATGTTTATCAAGCAAGTAGTGATAATCTAGCACAATTAATTGTTGATTTACAGAGGGAAGCTTCTGTTTCAGAATAA
- the crtD gene encoding C-3',4' desaturase CrtD, with the protein MPSLSLNNSQSRVIVIGAGIGGLTAAALLAHRGYSVLILDQALVPGGCASTFKRQGFIFDVGATQVAGLEPGGIHHRIFSELNIDLPAATPCDPACAVYLPGESTPINVWRDPEKWKQERQRQFPGSDPFWQLLATLFNASWEFQGRDPVLPPRNLWDLGQLIKAVRPSTFITAPFTFMTVGDALKLYGLGNDKRLRKFLDLQLKLYSQVSAEETALLYAATALSVSQSPQGLYHLQGSMQVLSDRLVESLERDGGKLLMRHTVEKIKVENNQANAVVIRNQKTGEIWTETADHVVANVTVQNLVELLAENAPSGYKQRVEELPPASGAFVIYLGVDKSAIPDECPPHLQFLYDINGPIGENNSLFVSVSHEGDGRAPKGKATIIASSFVDFTPWWNTQDYQGLKQKFTQDAISKLSQYFYLKPETIIHVEAATPKTFAHFTGREKGIVGGIGQRIPTFGPFGFANRTPINNLWLVGDSTHPGEGTAGVSYSALTVVRQIQAQW; encoded by the coding sequence ATGCCTAGTCTATCCCTGAACAACAGCCAATCCCGCGTCATCGTCATCGGTGCGGGAATAGGTGGACTAACCGCTGCCGCATTATTAGCACATAGAGGTTATAGCGTCTTAATTCTTGACCAGGCTTTAGTTCCCGGTGGTTGTGCTTCCACCTTTAAACGCCAAGGCTTTATCTTTGATGTCGGTGCAACTCAAGTTGCAGGGTTAGAACCAGGAGGAATTCATCACCGCATTTTCTCCGAATTAAATATAGATTTACCCGCAGCTACTCCTTGTGATCCAGCTTGTGCAGTTTATCTTCCGGGAGAGTCTACACCTATCAACGTGTGGCGTGATCCTGAAAAATGGAAACAAGAAAGACAAAGACAATTTCCAGGAAGTGACCCGTTTTGGCAATTATTGGCAACTTTATTTAATGCTAGTTGGGAATTTCAAGGACGTGACCCCGTTTTACCCCCCCGGAATTTATGGGATTTAGGACAATTAATAAAAGCAGTGCGTCCGAGTACATTTATTACTGCACCTTTCACTTTTATGACGGTGGGGGATGCTTTAAAATTATATGGTTTGGGAAATGACAAAAGACTGCGGAAATTTTTAGATTTACAACTCAAGTTATATTCTCAAGTTAGCGCCGAAGAAACTGCTTTGCTTTATGCGGCTACAGCGTTAAGTGTATCCCAATCACCCCAAGGATTGTATCACCTCCAAGGTAGTATGCAGGTATTGAGCGATCGCCTGGTCGAATCTTTAGAAAGAGACGGCGGTAAATTATTAATGCGTCACACCGTCGAAAAAATCAAAGTTGAAAATAACCAAGCTAACGCTGTAGTTATTAGAAATCAGAAAACAGGGGAAATTTGGACAGAAACAGCAGATCATGTAGTTGCTAACGTCACTGTTCAAAACTTAGTAGAATTATTAGCAGAAAATGCCCCATCTGGATATAAACAAAGAGTAGAAGAATTACCACCTGCTTCCGGTGCATTTGTGATTTATTTAGGTGTAGATAAGAGTGCAATTCCTGATGAATGTCCGCCCCATCTACAATTTCTATATGATATTAATGGTCCAATTGGTGAAAATAATTCCTTGTTTGTATCTGTAAGTCATGAGGGAGACGGACGCGCACCAAAGGGAAAAGCTACAATTATTGCTTCTTCTTTTGTTGATTTTACTCCCTGGTGGAATACTCAAGATTATCAAGGATTAAAACAAAAATTCACCCAAGATGCAATATCCAAACTTTCCCAATATTTCTATTTAAAGCCAGAAACAATTATTCATGTAGAAGCTGCTACACCTAAAACTTTTGCTCATTTTACAGGCAGAGAAAAGGGAATTGTGGGCGGAATTGGTCAAAGAATTCCTACCTTTGGACCCTTTGGTTTTGCTAATCGTACACCTATTAATAATTTGTGGTTAGTGGGTGACTCAACTCATCCAGGGGAAGGTACAGCAGGGGTAAGTTATTCAGCGTTGACTGTGGTTAGACAAATTCAAGCGCAATGGTAG